One Tolypothrix bouteillei VB521301 DNA window includes the following coding sequences:
- the ruvA gene encoding Holliday junction branch migration protein RuvA, producing the protein MISYLKGIVAAIQNTGAHRHILTLEVNGMGYDLQVPSRLAKQLPEIGGEVQIFTHYQIREEVPMLYGFGSPGERDVFRHLLGVSGVGAALAIALLDTLELPDLVQAIITANVQILIQAPGVGKKTAERLCLELKNKLIEWRKSAGFFVATGGPAPGILDEVQMTLLALGYTASEVSHALHVVSENIGLPKDAFVEDWIKQAIAHLSSEYSQ; encoded by the coding sequence ATGATTAGTTACCTCAAAGGAATTGTTGCTGCTATCCAAAACACAGGAGCTCATCGTCATATCCTGACTCTTGAAGTCAATGGTATGGGGTATGATTTGCAAGTTCCATCGAGACTGGCAAAGCAATTGCCAGAAATTGGTGGTGAAGTGCAAATTTTTACCCACTACCAAATTCGGGAAGAAGTTCCTATGCTCTATGGCTTTGGTTCGCCAGGAGAACGAGACGTGTTTCGGCATTTATTGGGTGTAAGTGGTGTGGGGGCGGCTTTAGCGATCGCACTTCTCGACACCCTGGAATTACCCGATCTCGTTCAAGCAATTATCACAGCGAATGTTCAAATTTTGATCCAAGCTCCTGGAGTTGGTAAGAAAACTGCCGAACGATTGTGTTTGGAACTCAAAAACAAGTTGATAGAGTGGCGCAAGTCCGCCGGCTTTTTTGTCGCCACAGGCGGTCCTGCGCCTGGAATTTTGGACGAAGTGCAAATGACTCTATTGGCTTTGGGTTACACTGCTAGTGAAGTCAGCCATGCCTTACACGTGGTAAGCGAAAATATTGGGTTGCCAAAAGACGCTTTTGTGGAAGATTGGATCAAACAAGCGATCGCCCACTTAAGTAGCGAGTACAGTCAGTAA
- a CDS encoding sucrose-phosphate phosphatase codes for MAKFLFVTDLDNTFVGDDNALAELKELLQNHRKQYGTKIVYATGRSPVLYKELKEEKNLLEPDGLVLAVGTEIYLNGDDTPDPEWSKHLSSGWNRDLIVSVTDNFPALVPQPDSEQRPFKVSFFLQDEEARKIIPQLESEFKKCGLIIKLIYSSGIDLDIVPPHSDKGQAVQFLRQKWNFVPERSVVCGDSGNDIALFAAGKERGIIVGNARRELLQWHNENPVDYHYLAQSFCAGGILEGLKYFGFL; via the coding sequence GTGGCTAAATTTCTATTCGTAACCGATCTAGACAATACCTTTGTAGGGGATGATAATGCTTTGGCTGAGTTGAAGGAGCTTTTACAAAACCACCGCAAGCAATACGGTACAAAGATAGTCTATGCCACAGGGCGATCGCCAGTTCTGTATAAGGAACTCAAAGAAGAAAAGAATCTTTTGGAACCAGATGGTTTAGTGTTAGCTGTCGGAACAGAAATCTACCTTAATGGTGATGATACACCCGATCCGGAGTGGTCGAAGCATTTATCTTCCGGATGGAACCGCGACCTTATAGTATCTGTGACTGACAATTTTCCGGCTTTAGTTCCCCAACCAGACTCAGAACAACGCCCTTTTAAGGTCAGTTTTTTCCTTCAAGATGAAGAAGCAAGAAAAATTATACCACAACTTGAGTCAGAGTTTAAAAAATGTGGTTTAATAATCAAATTAATTTACAGCAGTGGTATAGACTTGGACATTGTCCCTCCTCACAGCGATAAAGGTCAGGCAGTACAATTTCTCCGCCAAAAGTGGAACTTTGTACCGGAGCGCTCTGTTGTTTGTGGTGATTCGGGAAATGATATTGCTTTATTCGCGGCTGGCAAAGAACGGGGAATTATTGTTGGCAATGCTCGTCGAGAGCTACTTCAATGGCACAATGAGAATCCCGTTGACTATCATTACCTAGCACAAAGCTTTTGTGCGGGTGGCATTCTAGAAGGATTGAAATACTTTGGATTCTTATGA